The Ornithinimicrobium faecis genome includes a window with the following:
- a CDS encoding ABC transporter permease, whose product MRVLGTDLSEVASFAVQHAYLAGVPLLLGLLISLPLGWVALRRRWLYPPVIVGTGLLYTIPSLALFVLLPGILGTQILDPLNVIVAMTLYTIALLTRTVADGLGSVPDHVRQAATAMGYGPLHRFFAVELPMAVPVISAGLRVAAVSNVSMVSVAALIGVSQLGLLFTDGFSRSAMGPIVIGVLACVLLALLFDLLILAVTRALTPWRRAVRA is encoded by the coding sequence GTGAGGGTGCTCGGCACCGACCTGAGCGAGGTCGCCAGCTTTGCCGTGCAGCACGCCTATCTCGCCGGGGTGCCCCTGCTCCTAGGCCTGCTCATCTCCCTGCCGCTGGGCTGGGTGGCGCTGCGCCGACGCTGGCTCTATCCACCGGTGATCGTGGGCACGGGCCTGCTCTACACCATCCCGTCCCTGGCGCTGTTCGTGCTGCTGCCCGGCATCCTCGGCACCCAGATCCTGGACCCGCTCAACGTCATCGTGGCGATGACGCTCTACACCATCGCGCTGCTCACCCGCACCGTCGCCGACGGCCTCGGGTCGGTCCCCGACCACGTCCGGCAGGCGGCGACCGCCATGGGCTATGGACCGCTGCATCGCTTCTTCGCCGTCGAGCTGCCGATGGCGGTCCCCGTCATCTCCGCCGGGCTGCGCGTGGCAGCCGTCAGCAACGTCTCGATGGTCTCGGTGGCCGCGCTGATCGGCGTCTCGCAGTTGGGTCTGCTGTTCACCGACGGGTTCTCCCGCTCAGCCATGGGACCGATCGTGATCGGCGTGCTGGCCTGCGTGCTGCTCGCCCTGCTGTTTGACCTGCTCATCCTGGCGGTCACGCGAGCCCTCACCCCCTGGCGACGGGCGGTGCGGGCATGA
- a CDS encoding ABC transporter permease, which produces MIATIWDWLSDAANWSGSGGIIAQAQEHLRLSVIALLAAALIAIPIGLYVGHTGRGRVVLVNAVSAFRAIPSLGVLFIAALLLLPRLRGDLAFELPSLIVLAILGIPPILSGVYAGIEQVDPAARDAARGMGMTGWQQLWRVEVPCALPLIFSGVRSSMMQIIATATIAAVVGLGGLGRFLIDGQANRAYDEMAGGAVLVALLALAVDIVLGLLQRAVVSPGLATHGRSH; this is translated from the coding sequence ATGATCGCCACCATCTGGGACTGGCTGTCCGACGCCGCCAACTGGTCGGGCTCCGGAGGCATCATCGCCCAGGCCCAAGAGCACCTGCGACTGTCCGTCATCGCCCTGCTCGCCGCGGCGCTGATCGCGATCCCGATCGGTCTCTACGTCGGCCACACGGGGCGCGGGCGGGTGGTGCTGGTCAACGCCGTCAGTGCCTTCCGCGCGATCCCCTCCCTCGGCGTGCTGTTCATCGCCGCCCTGCTCCTGCTGCCTCGCCTGCGCGGTGACCTGGCCTTCGAGCTGCCGAGCCTGATCGTCCTGGCGATCCTCGGCATACCCCCGATTTTGTCCGGGGTCTACGCCGGCATCGAGCAGGTCGACCCGGCCGCCCGCGACGCTGCCCGGGGCATGGGGATGACCGGGTGGCAGCAGCTGTGGCGGGTGGAGGTGCCGTGCGCGCTGCCGCTGATCTTCTCCGGTGTGCGCTCCTCGATGATGCAGATCATCGCCACGGCCACGATCGCGGCGGTGGTCGGGCTGGGCGGGCTGGGGCGCTTCCTGATCGACGGGCAGGCCAACCGTGCCTATGACGAGATGGCGGGTGGAGCGGTTCTCGTCGCGCTGCTGGCGCTCGCCGTGGATATTGTGTTGGGGTTGCTGCAACGAGCGGTGGTCTCACCCGGCCTCGCCACCCACGGAAGGTCTCACTGA
- a CDS encoding ABC transporter substrate-binding protein, with protein sequence MIRRHRTTVLVALTAALALSACGGGGDPLAEDEPQGGGSDGASAGGDTLVIGSANFPENVLLAEIYAAALGDAGVDVETNLNIGNREAYMAGLEDGSIDLIPEYTGNLALFLNEDAEATASDEVYAELQEALPENLTVLDMAEAEDKDSVVVTAETAEKLGLTTIADLKPEAPNLVLGGPPEWRDRFTGVPGLQEVYGLEFSEFKPLDAGSTLTVQALVNGQIDAGNIFSTDPAIVENDFVVLEDNESLFAAQNVVPLISTDAVTPEIKEALNGVSAGLTTQNLTDMMVQVQDGDPAAVAREFVDGL encoded by the coding sequence ATGATTCGTCGCCACCGCACCACCGTTCTCGTCGCGCTCACAGCCGCGCTGGCCCTGTCGGCGTGTGGTGGCGGGGGAGACCCGTTGGCGGAGGACGAGCCCCAGGGCGGCGGGTCCGACGGCGCATCGGCCGGCGGCGACACGCTGGTCATCGGCTCGGCCAACTTCCCGGAGAACGTGCTGCTGGCGGAGATCTATGCCGCGGCCCTGGGCGATGCCGGGGTCGATGTCGAGACCAACCTCAACATCGGCAACCGTGAGGCCTACATGGCCGGGCTGGAGGACGGCTCGATCGACCTCATCCCCGAATACACCGGCAACCTGGCGCTCTTCCTCAACGAGGACGCCGAGGCCACCGCGAGCGACGAGGTCTATGCCGAGCTGCAGGAGGCGCTGCCGGAGAACCTGACGGTCCTGGACATGGCCGAGGCGGAGGACAAGGACTCCGTGGTGGTGACCGCCGAGACCGCTGAGAAGCTCGGGTTGACCACCATCGCCGACCTCAAGCCGGAGGCTCCGAACCTGGTGCTCGGTGGCCCGCCGGAGTGGCGCGACCGCTTCACCGGTGTGCCGGGCCTGCAGGAGGTCTATGGGCTGGAGTTCTCCGAGTTCAAGCCCCTCGACGCCGGGTCCACACTGACCGTCCAGGCGCTGGTCAACGGGCAGATCGACGCGGGCAACATCTTCAGCACCGACCCGGCGATCGTGGAGAACGACTTCGTCGTCCTCGAGGACAACGAGAGCCTGTTTGCCGCCCAGAACGTCGTGCCGCTGATCTCCACCGACGCGGTGACGCCGGAGATCAAGGAGGCCCTCAACGGCGTGTCCGCGGGCCTGACCACGCAGAACCTCACCGACATGATGGTGCAGGTGCAGGACGGCGACCCGGCTGCGGTGGCGCGGGAGTTCGTCGACGGACTCTGA
- a CDS encoding dienelactone hydrolase family protein, with protein MAGADEQGETHGLLPELAFTAHSAGGPVPALAWLPTCDDGDPPPPVVLLAHGGSGHKGIDRHRRLATRLAGDHGIAALAIDGPFHGARAVPGDGGLAYQQRVIAQGPHSVHQSMAQDWHSALSVLVDDRLIDSGRIGFLGLSMGARYGLAACAQLGTRLAAAVIGKFGLASTDEAMTAMGATDLNRSSAAAIVAPVLQHVQWDDEVFTRDGQLELFEHFASPEKVLRARAGLHHQTRDDDEDAWVHHLVSHL; from the coding sequence ATGGCTGGCGCCGATGAGCAGGGTGAGACCCACGGGCTGCTGCCCGAGCTGGCATTCACGGCCCACTCGGCCGGGGGGCCGGTTCCCGCGCTGGCCTGGTTGCCGACGTGCGACGACGGCGATCCACCTCCTCCGGTGGTTCTCCTGGCTCACGGTGGGAGCGGGCACAAAGGCATCGACAGGCATCGCCGACTGGCCACACGACTGGCCGGCGACCACGGGATCGCTGCACTGGCCATCGATGGTCCGTTCCACGGGGCCCGGGCCGTGCCTGGCGATGGAGGTCTGGCCTACCAGCAGCGCGTGATCGCCCAGGGGCCCCATTCCGTTCACCAGAGCATGGCCCAAGACTGGCATTCGGCGCTGTCAGTCCTGGTTGATGATCGCCTGATCGACAGTGGTCGGATCGGTTTCCTGGGGCTGTCCATGGGCGCTCGCTATGGGCTCGCTGCGTGTGCCCAACTCGGCACCAGGCTGGCCGCCGCGGTGATCGGGAAATTCGGCCTGGCCTCGACCGACGAGGCGATGACGGCGATGGGAGCCACGGATCTGAATCGGTCGAGCGCGGCCGCGATCGTCGCCCCGGTGCTGCAGCATGTGCAATGGGATGACGAGGTTTTCACCCGTGACGGGCAACTGGAGCTCTTCGAGCACTTCGCCTCGCCGGAGAAGGTCCTGCGCGCTCGCGCCGGCCTTCACCACCAAACCCGCGATGACGACGAGGACGCGTGGGTGCACCATCTCGTCTCGCACCTCTGA
- a CDS encoding heterodisulfide reductase-related iron-sulfur binding cluster has translation MSPVQILAIVVGLGVTLVAVALFVRTIAGFVAKFRLGQPASGRTNDPLARTVTLLREFLGHTRMARKPLVAAAHWFVMLGFILLTTTLATAYGQLFNPEFALPLIGHWPPYTWLAELFGWGTLVGIVALIIVRQRKHPRTLDRKSRFWGSTFWQAYVVEFVILGVGICIVLLRGLEFALGKATGADWADLAHFPTTAWVGGFFDGMSTGTLETTIVLVAMVKILISMGWMVTIAVTPTMGVAWHRFLAFFNIWFKRHAEGRTSLAELQPIRVNGEVLDFENIEELDEDAALGVGKVEDFTWKGLLDFSTCTECGRCQEQCPAWNTEKPLSPKMLMINLRDHHHAKAPWLLASEEAREAAGDGSVAAEAAARHNIPLSAVLEAQRELVGKTEGDPTIPSGGAVIDPDVLWSCTTCGACVEQCPVDIEHVDTIVDLRRYQTLIESAFPSELGGLFKNLENKQNPWGMSARARMDWAKDLPFEVKMAGADVEDLDEVDYLFWVGCAGAYEDRAKKTTRAVAELLNTAGVSFAVLGDGETCTGDPARRAGNEFLFQMLAQQNVEVLNEVNATKIVVTCAHCFNTIKNEYPELGGKYEVVHHTQLLNRLVREKKLTPVAKPDQADTSGVASTAESVTYHDPCYLGRHNGVYAPPRELLGALPGVEMREMPRSKEKSFCCGAGGARMWMEEKLGSRINVNRTEEALATGADRIAIGCPFCRVMISDGLTQKQSEGAREEVEVVDVAQMLLAAVRRGQDGTEAEETPAPTPDPEPAPTA, from the coding sequence ATGTCACCGGTGCAGATCCTCGCCATCGTCGTCGGACTGGGCGTCACGCTCGTCGCGGTCGCCCTGTTCGTGCGCACCATCGCCGGCTTCGTCGCCAAGTTCCGGCTCGGCCAGCCCGCGAGCGGTCGCACCAACGACCCACTGGCCCGCACAGTGACGCTGCTCCGGGAGTTCCTCGGTCACACCCGGATGGCCCGCAAGCCCCTGGTGGCTGCCGCGCACTGGTTCGTGATGCTCGGGTTCATCCTGCTCACCACCACCCTCGCGACGGCCTACGGCCAGCTGTTCAACCCCGAGTTCGCGCTGCCGCTGATCGGGCACTGGCCGCCCTACACCTGGTTGGCCGAGCTGTTCGGCTGGGGCACCCTGGTCGGCATCGTGGCGCTGATCATCGTCCGCCAGCGCAAGCACCCGAGGACCCTGGACCGCAAGAGCCGGTTCTGGGGGTCGACCTTCTGGCAGGCGTATGTCGTGGAGTTCGTCATCCTCGGCGTCGGCATCTGCATCGTGCTGCTCCGCGGTCTGGAGTTCGCGCTCGGCAAGGCGACCGGTGCCGACTGGGCCGACCTGGCCCACTTCCCCACCACGGCCTGGGTGGGCGGCTTCTTTGACGGTATGTCGACGGGCACCTTGGAGACCACGATCGTCCTGGTGGCGATGGTCAAGATCCTGATCTCCATGGGGTGGATGGTCACCATCGCGGTGACGCCCACCATGGGTGTGGCCTGGCACCGCTTCCTGGCCTTCTTCAACATCTGGTTCAAGCGCCACGCCGAGGGCCGCACCTCGCTGGCCGAGCTGCAGCCGATCCGCGTCAACGGTGAGGTGCTGGACTTCGAAAACATCGAGGAGCTCGACGAGGACGCCGCGCTCGGCGTCGGCAAGGTCGAGGACTTCACCTGGAAGGGCCTGCTCGACTTCTCCACCTGCACCGAGTGCGGTCGCTGCCAGGAGCAGTGCCCGGCCTGGAACACCGAGAAGCCACTCTCGCCCAAGATGCTGATGATCAACCTGCGCGACCACCACCACGCCAAGGCGCCCTGGCTGCTGGCCAGCGAGGAGGCCCGCGAGGCCGCCGGTGACGGCTCCGTGGCAGCAGAGGCGGCCGCACGCCACAACATCCCACTGTCGGCGGTCCTGGAGGCCCAGCGCGAGCTGGTCGGCAAGACCGAGGGCGACCCCACCATCCCCTCCGGCGGCGCGGTCATTGACCCCGATGTGCTGTGGAGCTGCACCACCTGTGGTGCCTGCGTCGAGCAGTGCCCCGTGGACATCGAGCACGTCGACACGATCGTGGACCTGCGCCGCTATCAGACGCTGATCGAGTCGGCCTTCCCCTCCGAGCTGGGCGGGTTGTTCAAGAACCTGGAGAACAAGCAGAACCCGTGGGGCATGTCGGCCCGCGCCCGGATGGACTGGGCCAAGGACCTGCCCTTCGAGGTCAAGATGGCCGGGGCCGATGTCGAGGACCTCGACGAGGTCGACTATCTGTTCTGGGTCGGTTGCGCCGGTGCCTATGAGGACCGCGCCAAGAAGACCACCCGCGCGGTGGCCGAGCTGCTCAACACCGCAGGCGTCTCGTTCGCGGTCCTGGGCGACGGTGAGACCTGCACCGGTGACCCGGCACGACGGGCCGGCAACGAGTTCCTCTTCCAGATGCTCGCGCAGCAGAACGTCGAGGTGCTCAACGAGGTCAACGCCACCAAGATCGTGGTGACCTGCGCGCACTGCTTCAACACCATCAAGAACGAATACCCCGAGCTCGGCGGCAAGTATGAGGTCGTCCACCACACCCAGCTGCTCAACCGCCTGGTGCGCGAGAAGAAGCTGACCCCGGTCGCCAAGCCCGACCAAGCCGACACCTCGGGGGTGGCCTCGACGGCGGAGAGCGTGACCTATCACGACCCGTGCTATCTGGGCCGCCACAACGGTGTCTATGCCCCGCCGCGCGAGCTGCTGGGCGCCCTGCCGGGGGTGGAGATGCGCGAGATGCCGCGCTCGAAGGAAAAGTCGTTCTGCTGTGGCGCTGGTGGTGCCCGCATGTGGATGGAGGAGAAACTCGGCTCACGCATCAACGTCAACCGCACCGAGGAGGCCCTGGCCACCGGCGCCGACCGCATCGCGATCGGCTGCCCGTTCTGCCGGGTCATGATCTCCGACGGGCTCACCCAGAAGCAGTCCGAGGGGGCCCGCGAGGAGGTCGAGGTCGTCGACGTCGCGCAGATGCTGCTGGCCGCGGTCCGCCGCGGGCAGGATGGCACCGAGGCCGAAGAGACCCCGGCGCCGACGCCCGACCCGGAGCCCGCACCGACCGCCTGA
- the cysK gene encoding cysteine synthase A, whose protein sequence is MSVKNDITEAIGNTPLVRLNRLTEGLNATVLVKLESGNPANSVKDRIGAAIIDAAVKAGELKPGGTIVEGTSGNTGIALAMVGAARGFKVVLAMPDTMSKERRALLRAYGAELVLTPGADGMKGAVAKAEEIAEERGGVRARQFANQANVAIHQATTGPELWADTEGNIDIFVSGIGTGGTLTGAGRYLREQKSDVTIVAVEPVDSPILNGGQPGPHKIQGLGANFVPEILDTELYNEVIDASLEDSVRVSRELATQEGILAGISSGAAVWAALELAKREENAGKTIVAIVPDFGERYLSTVLFEGLTD, encoded by the coding sequence GTGTCCGTCAAGAACGACATCACCGAGGCCATCGGCAACACCCCGCTGGTCCGACTGAACCGGCTCACTGAGGGCTTGAACGCCACCGTGCTGGTCAAGCTGGAGTCGGGCAACCCGGCCAACTCCGTCAAGGACCGCATCGGCGCCGCGATCATCGATGCAGCCGTCAAGGCAGGCGAGCTCAAGCCCGGTGGCACCATCGTCGAGGGCACCTCGGGCAACACGGGGATCGCGCTGGCCATGGTCGGTGCCGCCCGCGGTTTCAAGGTGGTGCTGGCCATGCCGGACACGATGAGCAAGGAGCGCCGTGCGCTGCTGCGCGCCTATGGCGCTGAGCTCGTGCTGACCCCGGGCGCGGACGGCATGAAGGGCGCGGTCGCCAAGGCCGAGGAGATCGCCGAGGAGCGCGGGGGTGTGCGCGCCCGCCAGTTCGCCAACCAGGCCAACGTCGCCATCCACCAGGCCACCACGGGCCCGGAGCTCTGGGCCGACACCGAGGGCAACATCGACATCTTCGTCTCCGGCATCGGCACCGGCGGCACGCTGACCGGTGCGGGACGCTATCTGCGGGAGCAGAAGTCCGACGTCACCATCGTCGCGGTCGAGCCGGTCGACAGCCCGATCCTCAACGGCGGCCAGCCCGGCCCGCACAAGATCCAGGGCCTGGGCGCCAACTTCGTCCCCGAGATCCTGGACACCGAGCTCTACAACGAGGTGATCGACGCCTCCCTCGAGGACTCTGTGAGGGTCTCTCGCGAGCTGGCCACCCAGGAGGGCATCCTGGCGGGCATCTCCTCCGGCGCTGCCGTGTGGGCGGCGCTGGAGCTGGCCAAGCGCGAGGAGAACGCGGGCAAGACCATCGTGGCGATCGTGCCGGACTTCGGCGAGCGCTATCTGTCCACGGTGCTCTTCGAGGGGCTGACTGACTGA
- the epsC gene encoding serine O-acetyltransferase EpsC has translation MALDLMAPGTLRGRAGTVWSRVSQQVGAAAGLVREDLDAAIDRDPATDSRLEMALASPGLHAVWAHRVSHALWTRGARLPARLLSQASRAATGIEIHPGAQIGRRLFIDHGMGVVIGETSEVGDDVMMYHAVTLGGRANAKVKRHPTVESGAVLGAGARVLGPVVIGSGAQVGANAVVVKDVPSGATAVGVPATNRVPKAQQDADAMFADPALWI, from the coding sequence ATGGCGCTCGACCTGATGGCGCCCGGCACTCTGCGGGGCCGCGCTGGCACCGTCTGGTCCCGGGTGAGCCAGCAGGTCGGGGCCGCTGCCGGACTGGTCCGTGAGGACCTCGACGCGGCCATCGACCGCGACCCGGCCACGGACAGCAGGCTCGAGATGGCGCTCGCGTCGCCGGGGCTGCACGCCGTGTGGGCACACCGCGTCTCGCACGCGCTGTGGACCCGTGGCGCGCGGCTGCCCGCCCGGTTGCTGTCGCAGGCCTCGCGAGCTGCGACCGGCATCGAGATCCACCCCGGGGCCCAGATCGGGCGGCGCCTGTTCATCGACCACGGCATGGGCGTCGTGATCGGGGAGACCTCAGAGGTGGGCGACGACGTGATGATGTATCACGCGGTCACCCTCGGAGGACGGGCCAACGCCAAGGTCAAGCGGCACCCGACCGTCGAGTCCGGGGCCGTGCTGGGCGCTGGTGCGCGAGTGCTCGGGCCGGTCGTGATCGGCTCAGGCGCGCAGGTCGGTGCCAACGCCGTGGTCGTCAAGGACGTGCCCTCGGGGGCGACGGCCGTGGGCGTGCCCGCGACCAACCGGGTGCCGAAGGCCCAGCAGGACGCGGACGCGATGTTCGCCGACCCCGCGCTCTGGATCTGA
- a CDS encoding YtxH domain-containing protein yields MRKLLFIVGACVGYILGAKAGRERYEQISQQASKVWGNPKVQETVEDVKAQAPKAASAVAGSAKEIAGQAKAKVTGHETTDLKGDYENETGSWDSSTGTPSIDDSSFGPGGDKLP; encoded by the coding sequence ATGCGGAAACTGTTGTTCATCGTCGGCGCGTGCGTCGGTTACATCCTGGGCGCGAAGGCCGGCCGCGAGCGCTACGAGCAGATCAGCCAGCAGGCCAGCAAGGTCTGGGGCAACCCGAAGGTCCAGGAGACGGTCGAGGACGTCAAGGCCCAGGCGCCGAAGGCGGCGTCCGCGGTGGCTGGCTCCGCCAAGGAGATCGCCGGGCAGGCCAAGGCGAAGGTCACCGGTCACGAGACGACCGACCTCAAGGGCGACTACGAGAACGAGACCGGCAGCTGGGACTCCAGCACCGGCACGCCCTCAATCGATGACTCCTCGTTCGGCCCTGGCGGCGACAAGCTGCCCTGA
- a CDS encoding MalY/PatB family protein — MTVANPLEQLTESALREQRTSVKWHAFPPDVLPLWVAEQDSVLAEPVVRSVVEAMQRGDTGYVASGQGYAEALASFAVDRWGWSPDIEHTAIVPDVMIGVTEMLRLVTEPGDNVVVNCPVYPPFYSFVRSMDRTIVESALTAEHRLDLEDLDRAFGEATAGGKRAAYLLCSPHNPTGTLHTAAELEAVAELAARHGVRVVADEIHAPLVYPGKTFVPFLSVPGGERGMSLMSASKGWNLAGLKSALALAGPEAAADLARLPEEVGHGASHVAVTAHVAAYRDGGMWLDALLDGLDANRHLMANLVAQHLPGVGYRVPEATYLAWLDCRSLGIADPPAEPGLVTLSVGPANFFAQEAKVGLSAGTAFGTGGSGHVRLNMATSQAILTEALERMGRATPPAFS, encoded by the coding sequence ATGACCGTGGCAAACCCCCTGGAACAGCTCACCGAGTCGGCCCTGCGCGAGCAGCGCACCAGCGTGAAGTGGCACGCCTTCCCGCCCGATGTGCTCCCCCTGTGGGTGGCCGAGCAGGACTCGGTCCTGGCCGAGCCAGTGGTCCGGTCCGTGGTCGAGGCCATGCAGCGCGGTGACACCGGCTATGTGGCGAGCGGCCAGGGGTATGCCGAGGCGCTGGCCTCCTTTGCCGTGGACCGGTGGGGGTGGTCACCTGACATCGAGCACACCGCGATCGTGCCGGACGTGATGATCGGCGTCACCGAGATGCTGCGCCTGGTCACCGAGCCCGGCGACAACGTGGTCGTCAACTGCCCGGTGTATCCGCCGTTCTACTCCTTCGTGCGCAGCATGGACCGCACCATCGTGGAGTCGGCGCTGACAGCGGAGCACCGCCTCGACCTCGAGGACCTGGACCGCGCCTTCGGTGAGGCGACTGCGGGAGGCAAGCGGGCGGCATACCTGCTCTGCAGTCCGCACAACCCGACCGGCACCCTGCACACTGCCGCCGAGCTCGAGGCCGTCGCCGAGCTCGCTGCGCGGCACGGCGTGCGCGTGGTGGCCGACGAGATCCACGCGCCGCTGGTCTATCCCGGCAAGACGTTCGTGCCCTTCCTCAGCGTGCCCGGCGGGGAGCGCGGGATGTCGCTGATGTCGGCGTCCAAGGGCTGGAACCTGGCCGGTCTGAAGAGTGCCCTCGCCCTGGCTGGGCCCGAGGCTGCCGCCGACCTCGCGCGGCTGCCGGAGGAGGTCGGGCACGGCGCGAGTCACGTGGCAGTGACGGCGCACGTGGCGGCCTATCGCGACGGCGGGATGTGGCTCGACGCGCTGCTGGACGGGCTCGACGCCAACCGGCACCTGATGGCCAACCTGGTGGCCCAGCACCTGCCGGGCGTGGGCTATCGGGTGCCCGAGGCGACCTATCTGGCGTGGCTGGACTGCCGCAGCCTGGGGATCGCTGACCCACCGGCCGAGCCCGGGCTGGTAACGCTCAGCGTCGGCCCGGCCAACTTCTTCGCCCAGGAGGCCAAGGTTGGGCTGAGCGCCGGCACCGCGTTCGGCACGGGCGGCTCCGGGCACGTGCGCCTCAACATGGCGACCTCGCAGGCGATCCTCACCGAGGCCCTCGAGCGCATGGGCCGTGCGACACCCCCCGCCTTTTCGTAG
- a CDS encoding cold-shock protein, giving the protein MAQGTVKWFNAEKGFGFIAQDGGGPDVFVHYSAIESNGYKSLDEAQRVEFEVTQGPKGPQAESVHAV; this is encoded by the coding sequence ATGGCACAGGGAACCGTGAAGTGGTTCAACGCGGAAAAGGGCTTCGGCTTCATCGCGCAGGATGGCGGTGGCCCGGACGTGTTCGTCCACTACTCGGCCATCGAGTCCAATGGCTACAAGTCCCTCGACGAGGCCCAGCGGGTCGAGTTCGAGGTCACCCAGGGCCCCAAGGGTCCGCAGGCGGAGTCCGTCCACGCGGTCTGA
- a CDS encoding LCP family protein, with the protein MTDDNSPDGGAAQRRPGPGDPQGPQERRRSLPGDGNGVQHRTRADRFAAQTDDRVGRAYGLTALGTLLPGAGLIMTRRRLIGIPLLALAVGSGLGVLIYLIKNGAFRSALDLAARPDVLRTLAAVLVIGGLIWIGSIVLTALTARPRRMTGGQRAGLTAFTGVMCLLVVAPAAVGLRYINAHNDAVEHIFTGANDRPENDDAPSVGPDLEHKDPWADVPRVNVLLLGSDAGDNRDGVRTDSMIVASIDTATGDMVLFGIPRNLQNVPIPTSSPLYKQYGDAYDCGAECLMNGVWTAAVDLHEENPGWFAGDPNPGQTATRQVISTIIGQPIHYTVIIDLKGFEALVDAMGGVDINVQESVPVGGKTWTDDAGNSHLIEGTESSWIETGQQHLNGHEALWYSRSRVTTDDFSRMRRQRCMVGALVDQVNPVTLLQRYPAIASAAGNNITVDIAQSELPAWAELVERVQGGTMQSLPFTGKNTDTADPDYTAMRREVYLALHPPEPEPTTDASEQTESPADETTEEPTTEAPTTDDAPATPDTDELADLGTVC; encoded by the coding sequence ATGACCGATGACAACAGCCCCGACGGCGGGGCTGCCCAGCGCAGGCCCGGACCTGGTGACCCCCAGGGTCCGCAGGAGCGCCGTCGGAGCCTGCCCGGGGACGGCAACGGGGTCCAGCACCGCACCCGCGCCGACCGCTTCGCCGCCCAGACCGACGACCGGGTCGGCCGCGCCTATGGCCTGACCGCTCTGGGGACGCTCCTGCCGGGGGCGGGGCTGATCATGACCCGGCGGCGCCTCATCGGCATCCCGCTGCTGGCGCTGGCCGTGGGCTCGGGCCTCGGGGTCCTGATCTATCTGATCAAGAACGGCGCCTTCCGCTCTGCCCTCGACCTGGCCGCCCGCCCCGATGTGCTGCGCACCCTGGCGGCCGTGCTGGTCATCGGTGGGCTGATCTGGATCGGCTCCATCGTGCTGACCGCCCTCACCGCGCGACCTCGCCGGATGACCGGGGGGCAGCGGGCCGGGCTCACCGCCTTTACCGGCGTGATGTGCCTGCTGGTGGTCGCCCCGGCGGCGGTCGGGCTGCGCTATATCAACGCCCATAATGACGCCGTCGAGCACATCTTCACCGGCGCCAACGATCGGCCCGAGAATGACGACGCCCCCTCGGTCGGTCCCGACCTGGAGCACAAGGACCCGTGGGCCGATGTGCCGCGCGTCAACGTGCTGCTGCTCGGCTCGGATGCCGGGGACAACCGCGACGGCGTGCGCACCGACTCGATGATCGTCGCCTCGATCGACACCGCGACCGGCGACATGGTGCTCTTCGGGATCCCGCGCAACCTGCAGAACGTGCCGATCCCCACCAGTTCTCCGCTCTACAAGCAATACGGCGATGCGTATGACTGCGGCGCTGAGTGCCTGATGAACGGTGTCTGGACGGCCGCCGTCGACCTGCACGAGGAGAATCCCGGCTGGTTCGCCGGCGATCCCAACCCCGGCCAGACCGCGACCCGCCAGGTGATCTCCACGATCATCGGCCAGCCGATCCACTACACCGTGATCATCGACCTGAAGGGCTTTGAGGCCCTGGTGGACGCGATGGGCGGCGTCGACATCAACGTCCAGGAGTCCGTGCCGGTCGGCGGCAAGACCTGGACCGACGATGCTGGCAACTCCCACCTCATCGAGGGCACCGAGAGCAGCTGGATCGAGACCGGCCAGCAACACCTCAACGGCCACGAGGCCCTGTGGTATTCGCGCTCTCGCGTCACCACCGACGACTTCTCCCGCATGCGCCGGCAGCGCTGCATGGTCGGGGCCCTGGTGGACCAGGTCAACCCGGTGACGCTGCTGCAGCGTTATCCGGCGATCGCCTCCGCGGCCGGCAACAACATCACCGTCGACATCGCTCAGTCCGAGCTGCCCGCCTGGGCCGAACTCGTCGAGCGTGTGCAGGGCGGCACGATGCAGAGCCTGCCGTTCACCGGCAAGAACACCGACACAGCCGACCCCGACTACACCGCCATGCGCCGCGAGGTCTATCTGGCACTGCACCCGCCGGAGCCCGAGCCCACCACCGACGCGAGCGAGCAGACCGAGTCCCCCGCCGACGAGACGACGGAGGAGCCCACCACCGAGGCGCCCACCACCGACGACGCACCCGCGACGCCGGACACCGACGAGCTGGCCGACCTCGGCACCGTCTGCTGA